The region TAAAGAAAGCGATACGGTTAAATTTCTTTCAGGAATTTTTGACGGGAAAACAACCGGTACACCAATAGGCTTTATTATAGAAAACGAAAATCAGAAGTCTAAAGACTACGACCATTTGGCTCAGGCTTACAGACCTTCGCATGCAGATTATACTTACGATCAGAAATTTGGTTTTCGCGATCACCGTGGTGGCGGAAAATCTTCAGCAAGAGAGACTATTAACTGGGTTGCTGCCGGAGCATTGGCAAAGCAATTACTGGCAGATGTACAGATCAATGCTTATGTATCTTCTGTAGGTGATATTTTCTGCGAAAAGCCATATCAGGATTTAGATTTTAGTAAAATCGACGATAATATTGTTCGCTGCCCGGATGAAGAGACTGCCGAAAAAATGATTGCCAGAATCAAGGAAATTAAAAAGCAGGGGAATACAATTGGTGGCACGATTACCTGTGTCATCAAAAATGTACCGACAGGCTGGGGAGAACCTATTTTTGGTAAACTTCAGGCTGAACTGGGAAAGGCAATGC is a window of Elizabethkingia anophelis R26 DNA encoding:
- the aroC gene encoding chorismate synthase, which translates into the protein MSNQLGNLLTLNTFGESHGLAYGGIITNFPAGLEVDLEAVQHELDRRKPGQSAIVTQRKESDTVKFLSGIFDGKTTGTPIGFIIENENQKSKDYDHLAQAYRPSHADYTYDQKFGFRDHRGGGKSSARETINWVAAGALAKQLLADVQINAYVSSVGDIFCEKPYQDLDFSKIDDNIVRCPDEETAEKMIARIKEIKKQGNTIGGTITCVIKNVPTGWGEPIFGKLQAELGKAMLNINACKGFEYGSGFCGAKMLGSEHNDLFNEDGTTKTNLSGGIQGGISNGMDIYFRAAFKPIATILRPQESIDKDGNSVTVEGKGRHDPCVLPRAVPVVEALAAFVLADMMLINKTRKL